In the Rhodoferax fermentans genome, TTGGCCGGCTGGCCTCTGCGCTGGCGGGAATCGGTGTCCAGGCGGGGCAAACCGTGGCAATGATGGATTGGGACAGCCACCGCTACCTTGAAGCCTTTTTCGCGGTCCCGATGATGGGTGCCATCTTGCAGACCGTCAACGTCCGGCTGAGCCCGGAGCAGATTCTTTACACGCTGAACCACGCCGGTGCAGACGTCCTCGTCGTCAACAGCGAATTCTTCCCGATCCTCGCGCAGATCGCACCCCGCCTGACCACCGTCCGCAGCATCGTGTTCATCACCGACGAGCCCTGCATGCCGGCGGCACCCGTCGAAGCCTGCGGCGATTACGAAACACTGCTCGCCCAGGCATCGCCGGATTACGAGTTCCCAGACTTCGACGAAAACGCCCAGGCAACAACCTTCTACACGACCGGAACCACTGGCGACCCGAAGGGCGTCTATTTCAGCCATCGCCAGCTCGTGCTGCACACGCTGGGCTGTGCCGCCGCGTTCGGCGGCGCGTCGGCTCAGGGACATGTACATCGCGAAGACGTGTACATGCCTATGACGCCGATGTTCCACGTCCATGCCTGGGGCTTTCCGTACCTCGCAACGATGATGGGCCTGAAGCAGGTCTATCCCGGGCGCTACCAGCCGGAATTGATCTGCCGTCTGGTGACACAAGAGAAGGTCAGCTTCTCGCACTGCGTGCCGACCATCCTGCACATGATCCTGACCCACCCGCAGGCCCAAACGGCAGACTTCAGCGGCTGGAAGATTCTGATTGGCGGATCGGCATTGCCCGAGGCCATGGCAATATCGGCCCAGAAACGTGGCATCGACCTTTTCACCGGCTATGGCATGTCCGAAACCTGTCCGGTGCTGACCATTGCGCATCTGGAGCAGGCCGATCTCGAACGCCCGCTCGCTGAACAAGCGGTGATCCGCGCCAAG is a window encoding:
- a CDS encoding fatty acid--CoA ligase; protein product: MSDSHMPVRLVQSTASAYSYPLLIKQLLLTPLATVPEREITYQGKVRYTYRTLRERIGRLASALAGIGVQAGQTVAMMDWDSHRYLEAFFAVPMMGAILQTVNVRLSPEQILYTLNHAGADVLVVNSEFFPILAQIAPRLTTVRSIVFITDEPCMPAAPVEACGDYETLLAQASPDYEFPDFDENAQATTFYTTGTTGDPKGVYFSHRQLVLHTLGCAAAFGGASAQGHVHREDVYMPMTPMFHVHAWGFPYLATMMGLKQVYPGRYQPELICRLVTQEKVSFSHCVPTILHMILTHPQAQTADFSGWKILIGGSALPEAMAISAQKRGIDLFTGYGMSETCPVLTIAHLEQADLERPLAEQAVIRAKTGRPLPLVDLRVVDKHMQDVVHDGRASGEVIVRSPWLTQAYLADPVASEQLWAGGYLHTADIGNINPAGYLKVTDRVKDIIKTGGEWTSSLELEDIIAKHEAVHEVAVVGIPDDKWGERPLALVLLKPDHVGQISEHVLRNYAAHAIEAAGVSRYGVLLQVRFVKTLVKTSVGKMNKRLMRADPAALCL